Proteins from a single region of Catenulispora acidiphila DSM 44928:
- a CDS encoding CpaF family protein → MTVDAVSVPYLPAQPLAKGPGLLTPETLVKAVTARMTAQIRVEESATGRVVDAERRDQIAEVILAEELEAIAHAELSAGRPMPTAEAEADLARRARNHLFGLGGFQPYLELDDVENINILGHDKVFLRLTGNRRVRGEWPVAASDDELVDLIRMVAARSGEDERRFDRGSPIVDAQLPDGSRMNAVAWVSRRPTVSIRIHRYPTATMTTMLDLGVVDEDLAAFLSAAVKARMNILIAGGPGTGKTTLLRALASQISPAESLITIEDSRELNLDADAQAHPEVRSLQSRPGNIEGEGEISLAVLTRAALRQAPDRVIVGEVRGEEVVQMFKAMSQGSDGSMATIHASDSREVFVKLATYAAEAPSRPGVTEVNLYIASAVDLIVQLDYTTDGITRVISSVREVSDADGENLVTNEVFEPDGDNRARATGVISDKRARKLAAAGLDPDVLRAALPREW, encoded by the coding sequence ATGACCGTCGATGCTGTCTCGGTGCCGTATCTTCCGGCACAGCCGCTTGCGAAGGGTCCAGGACTACTGACGCCAGAAACCCTGGTCAAGGCGGTCACGGCCAGGATGACGGCCCAGATTCGCGTGGAAGAGTCAGCCACTGGTCGGGTGGTGGACGCCGAGCGGCGGGACCAGATCGCCGAAGTGATTCTCGCCGAGGAGCTGGAGGCGATCGCGCACGCCGAGCTCTCCGCCGGTCGGCCGATGCCGACCGCCGAGGCTGAGGCCGATTTGGCTCGACGTGCTCGCAACCACCTGTTCGGGCTCGGAGGATTTCAGCCGTACCTGGAGCTGGACGATGTCGAGAACATCAACATCCTGGGTCATGACAAGGTGTTCCTGCGGCTGACTGGAAACCGGCGGGTCCGTGGCGAGTGGCCGGTCGCGGCAAGCGATGACGAGTTGGTCGACCTGATCCGGATGGTCGCCGCTCGGTCGGGCGAGGACGAGCGACGGTTCGACCGCGGCTCGCCAATCGTGGACGCCCAGTTGCCGGACGGCTCACGCATGAACGCGGTCGCCTGGGTGTCTCGGCGGCCGACCGTAAGTATCCGAATCCACCGGTATCCCACGGCCACCATGACCACGATGCTCGACCTCGGAGTCGTCGACGAAGACCTCGCCGCGTTTTTGTCCGCGGCGGTGAAGGCCCGTATGAACATCCTCATCGCAGGCGGACCAGGAACCGGTAAGACCACGCTTTTGCGCGCGCTGGCGTCACAGATCAGCCCTGCCGAATCGCTGATCACGATTGAGGACAGCCGCGAGTTGAACCTCGACGCTGACGCCCAAGCCCACCCCGAGGTGCGCTCGCTCCAATCGCGCCCCGGCAACATCGAGGGCGAGGGCGAGATCAGTCTGGCGGTGCTGACACGCGCCGCGCTGCGCCAGGCTCCCGACCGTGTGATCGTCGGGGAGGTCCGGGGCGAAGAAGTAGTGCAGATGTTCAAGGCGATGTCCCAGGGCTCGGATGGGTCGATGGCAACGATCCATGCCTCCGATTCGCGCGAGGTATTCGTGAAGCTGGCGACCTACGCCGCCGAGGCACCGTCCAGGCCCGGGGTGACGGAGGTCAACCTGTATATCGCCTCCGCGGTGGACTTGATCGTGCAGCTGGACTACACGACCGACGGCATCACCCGCGTCATTTCCTCCGTCCGGGAGGTCAGCGATGCCGACGGGGAGAACCTGGTCACGAACGAAGTGTTCGAGCCCGATGGTGACAACCGGGCTCGCGCGACGGGTGTCATCTCGGATAAGCGTGCAAGAAAGCTCGCAGCGGCGGGGCTCGACCCGGATGTTCTCAGAGCAGCCCTCCCGAGGGAGTGGTGA